A single Anopheles maculipalpis chromosome 3RL, idAnoMacuDA_375_x, whole genome shotgun sequence DNA region contains:
- the LOC126563955 gene encoding ATP-citrate synthase isoform X1, with protein sequence MSAKAIREATGKDIINRHLQGDHGAAKCRFATVTETTQWQQLVLDNPWLETSPLVVKPDQLIKRRGKLGLIAVNKNLAQVKTWVNERMGKDQKVGNATGKLRNFIIEPFVPHKDIEEAYVCIYSHRTADTILFYHQGGVDIGDVDSKALKLDVPVGKDVTVAEIEKVLLTEIPSAKKQRVASFVYNLYRLYVDLYFTYLEINPLVITNDSIYILDLAAKVDATADFICRPKWGEIDYPPPFGRDAFPEEAYIADLDAKSGASLKLTILNRNGRIWTMVAGGGASVIYSDTICDLGGASELANYGEYSGAPSEQQTYEYAKTILSLMTSSPKHPDGKVLITGGGIANFTNVAATFSGIITALRDYQQKLIEHNVSIFVRRAGPNYQEGLRKMREIGSSLGIPLYVFGPETHMTAICGMALGKKPIAKSNNVHFATANFLLPGGQQGAESSKKSSTGSQENAASSGVSKKLISPATSPVGETGSVRMSQTEIGSDAYRQMFTNRTKALVWGMQTRAVQSMLDFDFICSRDEPSVVAMVYPFTGYHKQKFYWGHKEVLIPVYSKMSEAINKHKEADVLVNFASLRSAYDSSIEVLDYPQIRTIAIIAEGIPENLTRKLNMAARERNVSIIGPATVGGVKPGCFKIGNTGGMLDNIIHSKLYRAGSVAYVSRSGGMSNELNNILSLTTDGVYEGVAIGGDRYPGTTFMDHIMRYQADPAAKMIVLLGEVGGVEEYEVCEALKDGRITKPLIAWCIGTCAGMFTSEVQFGHAGSCANTDRETASAKNKSLAEAGAHVPKSFDAFGDLIASVYENMVKEGHIVPAEEVPPPTVPMDYSWARELGLIRKPASFMTSICDERGQELLYAGMPISDVLQKNVGIGGVVSLLWFQRCLPPYVCKFFEMCLMVTADHGPAVSGAHNTIVCARAGKDLVSSVVSGLLTIGDRFGGALDGAAKQFSEAYDSNLHPMEFVNSMRKKGQLIMGIGHRVKSINNPDVRVKIIKEFVMQNFPAYPLLEYALEVEKITTSKKPNLILNVDGVIATSFVDLLRNCGSFTSEEAQEYINIGAINSLFVLGRSIGFIGHYMDQKRLKQGLYRHPWDDISYVLPEQYN encoded by the exons ATGTCCGCCAAAGCAATACGCGAAGCCACCGGCAAAGACATTATCAACCGTCATCTACAGGGCGATCATGGAGCGGCCAAGTGTCGCTTTGCAACCGTGACCGAAACTACACAGTGGCAGCAGCTGGTGCTGGACAACCCGTGGTTGGAGACATCG CCTCTTGTGGTGAAACCGGATCAGCTGATCAAGAGACGCGGCAAACTTGGACTGATTGCTGTTAACAAAAATCTAGCCCAAGTAAAGACATGGGTCAACGAACGGATGGGCAAAGATCAGAAGGTTGGAAATGCTACGGGAAAGCTGCGCAATTTTATCATCGAACCGTTTGTTCCGCACAAAGAT ATTGAGGAAGCGTACGTATGCATCTACTCGCACCGGACGGCCGACACAATACTGTTCTACCACCAGGGCGGAGTTGACATTGGCGATGTGGACTCGAAAGCATTGAAGCTGGATGTACCTGTCGGCAAGGATGTCACTGTGgcagaaattgaaaaagttttgctGACTGAAATTCCTTCCGCCAAGAAGCA ACGAGTGGCCAGCTTTGTGTACAATCTCTACCGATTGTATGTGGATCTATACTTTACGTACTTGGAAATCAATCCACTGGTCATCACGAACGATTCCATCTACATTCTCGACTTGGCTGCCAAGGTCGATGCGACTGCGGATTTCATCTGTCGGCCGAAATGGGGTGAAATTGATTATCCGCCACCGTTCGGACGGGACGCCTTCCCGGAGGAAGCGTATATTGCCGATTTGGATGCAAAGAGTGGCGCTTCACTGAAGCTGACGATTCTGAACCGGAACGGTCGCATCTGGACGATggttgccggtggtggtgctaGTGTGATCTATTCCGATACGATCTGCGATCTGGGCGGTGCTAGCGAGCTAGCCAACTATGGTGAATACAGTGGTGCACCGTCCGAACAGCAGACGTACGAGTATGCTAAAACCATTCTCAGTCTGATGACCAGCAGCCCGAAACATCCGGATGGTAAGGTGTTGATCACTGGCGGAGGCATTGCTAACTTTACCAATGTGGCAGCAACGTTTAGCGGCATTATTACCGCACTGCGCGACTATCAGCAGAAGCTGATCGAACACAATGTGTCGATCTTTGTGCGCCGTGCAGGTCCGAACTACCAGGAAGGTTTGCGCAAGATGCGTGAGATTGGCAGCAGCTTGG GCATTCCGCTATATGTGTTCGGGCCGGAAACACACATGACGGCTATTTGCGGTATGGCACTGGGAAAGAAACCGATCGCGAAGAGTAACAATGTTCACTTTGCCACGGCTAACTTTCTTCTGCCGGGTGGCCAACAGGGAGCCGAATCGTCTAAGAAATCGTCTACCGGCAGTCAGGAAAATG CAGCTAGCAGTGGCGTTAGTAAGAAATTGATCTCACCCGCTACTTCCCCGGTAGGCGAAACTGGTTCGGTCCGAATGTCCCAAACTGAGATCGGCTCGGATGCGTACCGACAAATGTTTACCAACCGCACCAAGGCGCTCGTTTGGGGCATGCAAACCCGAGCTGTCCAGTCGATGCTGGATTTCGATTTTATCTGCAG CCGAGATGAACCTTCCGTCGTGGCTATGGTGTACCCGTTCACCGGATACCATAAGCAAAAGTTCTACTGGGGTCACAAGGAAGTGCTGATCCCGGTGTATTCCAAAATGTCGGAAGCCATTAACAAGCATAAGGAGGCGGACGTGTTGGTAAACTTTGCGTCCCTACGCTCCGCTTACGATAGTTCGATCGAAGTGTTGGACTATCCGCAGATCCGCACGATTGCTATCATTGCTGAAGGCATTCCGGAGAATTTGACGCGCAAGCTGAACATGGCCGCACGGGAACGCAACGTGTCGATCATCGGTCCGGCTACGGTCGGTGGTGTTAAGCCGGGTTGCTTCAAGATCGGCAATACGGGCGGTATGCTCGACAACATTATACATTCCAAGCTGTATCGTGCTGGTAGCGTTGCGTACGTGTCCCGCTCGGGCGGTATGTCTAACGAGCTGAACAACATCCTTTCGCTGACGACGGATGGCGTGTACGAGGGTGTAGCGATTGGTGGCGATCGTTATCCGGGCACAACCTTCATGGATCACATCATGCGCTATCAGGCCGATCCGGCCGCCAAGATGATCGTGCTGTTGGGTGAAGTTGGTGGCGTGGAGGAATACGAAGTGTGTGAAGCGCTTAAGGATGGTCGCATCACCAAGCCGCTGATTGCCTGGTGTATTGGCACGTGTGCCGGAATGTTCACGTCCGAGGTGCAGTTCGGGCACGCGGGATCCTGTGCGAATACGGATCGTGAAACTGCGTCGGCCAAAAACAAGTCTTTGGCGGAAGCGGGTGCCCATGTGCCGAAATCTTTCGATGCGTTCGGAGATCTCATCGCATCGGTGTACGAGAACATGGTGAAGGAAGGACACATTGTGCCTGCCGAAGAAGTTCCACCGCCGACcgtaccgatggattattcgTGGGCCCGTGAGCTTGGACTGATCCGGAAGCCGGCTTCGTTCATGACGTCGATTTGTGACGAGAGAGGCCAGGAGCTGCTGTACGCCGGTATGCCGATCAGTGATGTGCTGCAGAAGAACGTTGGCATCGGTGGTGTGGTGTCGCTGCTTTGGTTCCAGCGCTGTCTGCCACCGTACGTGTGTAAGTTCTTCGAAATGTGTCTGATGGTTACGGCTGACCATGGACCGGCCGTGTCCGGCGCGCACAACACGATCGTTTGTGCACGTGCGGGAAAAGATTTGGTATCGTCGGTGGTGAGCGGTCTGCTTACGATCGGTGATCGTTTCGGTGGTGCACTGGACGGTGCCGCCAAACAGTTTTCCGAGGCGTACGATTCCAACCTTCATCCGATGGAGTTTGTAAACTCTATGCGCAAGAag GGTCAACTGATCATGGGTATCGGTCATCGAGTAAAATCGATCAACAATCCGGACGTGCGTGTGAAGATCATCAAGGAGTTTGTAATGCAAAACTTCCCAGCTTACCCGCTGCTAGAATACGCGTTGGAAGTGGAAAAGATTACCACCAGCAAGAAACCGAATCTAATTTTGAACGTTGATGGAGTGATTGCCACGTCTTTTGTCGATTTGCTGCGAAACTGTGGTTCTTTCACAAG CGAGGAAGCTCAGGAATACATTAACATCGGTGCGATCAATTCGCTGTTTGTGTTGGGACGCAGCATCGGATTCATCGGACATTACATGGATCAGAAGCGCTTGAAGCAGGGCCTGTATCGTCATCCGTGGGACGATATCTCGTACGTTCTTCCCGAGCAGTACAActaa
- the LOC126565458 gene encoding uncharacterized protein LOC126565458, with translation MRRILVQITICLVLIETPNVWCKLSSYKAIVPPVKMKSNELAKFAEVNYDDYPMVVPKRAAMLLDRLMVALHHALEKGDGEDGSGRPINKVYRDGRYTGKPTVSLAPAKIPPPPPSKTEQLMKSYYAEADADAEAEDRVANSIPDEIDDIEARKELLDEMMDIQTRGTEDKTKKGRYWKCYFNAVSCF, from the exons ATGCGAAGGATCCTCGTACAGATAACGATCTGTTTGGTGCTGATCGAAACGCCGAATGTTTGGTGTAAATTATCCAGTTACAAAGCAATCGTACCACCGGTCAAGATGAAGTCGAACGAGTTGGCGAAATTTGCTGAAGTTAATTATGACGATTATCCG ATGGTAGTACCGAAACGGGCGGCCATGCTACTGGACCGGCTCATGGTGGCCCTGCACCACGCGCTAGAGAAAGGCGACGGCGAGGATGGCAGCGGGCGACCAATCAACAAGGTGTACCGGGATGGACGATACACCGGCAAGCCCACGGTTTCGCTGGCACCGGCCAAaataccaccaccgccgccgagCAAAACGGAGCAACTGATGAAAAGCTATTATGCCG aAGCGGATGCGGACGCAGAAGCTGAAGACCGGGTGGCTAACTCCATTCCGGACGAGATCGATGACATCGAGGCGCGGAAGGAGCTGCTGGACGAAATG ATGGACATCCAAACCCGGGGCACAGAAGACAAAACCAAGAAGGGCAGATACTGGAAATGCTATTTCAATGCGGTCAGCTGTTTTTAA
- the LOC126563955 gene encoding ATP-citrate synthase isoform X2 has protein sequence MSAKAIREATGKDIINRHLQGDHGAAKCRFATVTETTQWQQLVLDNPWLETSPLVVKPDQLIKRRGKLGLIAVNKNLAQVKTWVNERMGKDQKVGNATGKLRNFIIEPFVPHKDIEEAYVCIYSHRTADTILFYHQGGVDIGDVDSKALKLDVPVGKDVTVAEIEKVLLTEIPSAKKQRVASFVYNLYRLYVDLYFTYLEINPLVITNDSIYILDLAAKVDATADFICRPKWGEIDYPPPFGRDAFPEEAYIADLDAKSGASLKLTILNRNGRIWTMVAGGGASVIYSDTICDLGGASELANYGEYSGAPSEQQTYEYAKTILSLMTSSPKHPDGKVLITGGGIANFTNVAATFSGIITALRDYQQKLIEHNVSIFVRRAGPNYQEGLRKMREIGSSLGIPLYVFGPETHMTAICGMALGKKPIAKSNNVHFATANFLLPGGQQGAESSKKSSTGSQENASSGVSKKLISPATSPVGETGSVRMSQTEIGSDAYRQMFTNRTKALVWGMQTRAVQSMLDFDFICSRDEPSVVAMVYPFTGYHKQKFYWGHKEVLIPVYSKMSEAINKHKEADVLVNFASLRSAYDSSIEVLDYPQIRTIAIIAEGIPENLTRKLNMAARERNVSIIGPATVGGVKPGCFKIGNTGGMLDNIIHSKLYRAGSVAYVSRSGGMSNELNNILSLTTDGVYEGVAIGGDRYPGTTFMDHIMRYQADPAAKMIVLLGEVGGVEEYEVCEALKDGRITKPLIAWCIGTCAGMFTSEVQFGHAGSCANTDRETASAKNKSLAEAGAHVPKSFDAFGDLIASVYENMVKEGHIVPAEEVPPPTVPMDYSWARELGLIRKPASFMTSICDERGQELLYAGMPISDVLQKNVGIGGVVSLLWFQRCLPPYVCKFFEMCLMVTADHGPAVSGAHNTIVCARAGKDLVSSVVSGLLTIGDRFGGALDGAAKQFSEAYDSNLHPMEFVNSMRKKGQLIMGIGHRVKSINNPDVRVKIIKEFVMQNFPAYPLLEYALEVEKITTSKKPNLILNVDGVIATSFVDLLRNCGSFTSEEAQEYINIGAINSLFVLGRSIGFIGHYMDQKRLKQGLYRHPWDDISYVLPEQYN, from the exons ATGTCCGCCAAAGCAATACGCGAAGCCACCGGCAAAGACATTATCAACCGTCATCTACAGGGCGATCATGGAGCGGCCAAGTGTCGCTTTGCAACCGTGACCGAAACTACACAGTGGCAGCAGCTGGTGCTGGACAACCCGTGGTTGGAGACATCG CCTCTTGTGGTGAAACCGGATCAGCTGATCAAGAGACGCGGCAAACTTGGACTGATTGCTGTTAACAAAAATCTAGCCCAAGTAAAGACATGGGTCAACGAACGGATGGGCAAAGATCAGAAGGTTGGAAATGCTACGGGAAAGCTGCGCAATTTTATCATCGAACCGTTTGTTCCGCACAAAGAT ATTGAGGAAGCGTACGTATGCATCTACTCGCACCGGACGGCCGACACAATACTGTTCTACCACCAGGGCGGAGTTGACATTGGCGATGTGGACTCGAAAGCATTGAAGCTGGATGTACCTGTCGGCAAGGATGTCACTGTGgcagaaattgaaaaagttttgctGACTGAAATTCCTTCCGCCAAGAAGCA ACGAGTGGCCAGCTTTGTGTACAATCTCTACCGATTGTATGTGGATCTATACTTTACGTACTTGGAAATCAATCCACTGGTCATCACGAACGATTCCATCTACATTCTCGACTTGGCTGCCAAGGTCGATGCGACTGCGGATTTCATCTGTCGGCCGAAATGGGGTGAAATTGATTATCCGCCACCGTTCGGACGGGACGCCTTCCCGGAGGAAGCGTATATTGCCGATTTGGATGCAAAGAGTGGCGCTTCACTGAAGCTGACGATTCTGAACCGGAACGGTCGCATCTGGACGATggttgccggtggtggtgctaGTGTGATCTATTCCGATACGATCTGCGATCTGGGCGGTGCTAGCGAGCTAGCCAACTATGGTGAATACAGTGGTGCACCGTCCGAACAGCAGACGTACGAGTATGCTAAAACCATTCTCAGTCTGATGACCAGCAGCCCGAAACATCCGGATGGTAAGGTGTTGATCACTGGCGGAGGCATTGCTAACTTTACCAATGTGGCAGCAACGTTTAGCGGCATTATTACCGCACTGCGCGACTATCAGCAGAAGCTGATCGAACACAATGTGTCGATCTTTGTGCGCCGTGCAGGTCCGAACTACCAGGAAGGTTTGCGCAAGATGCGTGAGATTGGCAGCAGCTTGG GCATTCCGCTATATGTGTTCGGGCCGGAAACACACATGACGGCTATTTGCGGTATGGCACTGGGAAAGAAACCGATCGCGAAGAGTAACAATGTTCACTTTGCCACGGCTAACTTTCTTCTGCCGGGTGGCCAACAGGGAGCCGAATCGTCTAAGAAATCGTCTACCGGCAGTCAGGAAAATG CTAGCAGTGGCGTTAGTAAGAAATTGATCTCACCCGCTACTTCCCCGGTAGGCGAAACTGGTTCGGTCCGAATGTCCCAAACTGAGATCGGCTCGGATGCGTACCGACAAATGTTTACCAACCGCACCAAGGCGCTCGTTTGGGGCATGCAAACCCGAGCTGTCCAGTCGATGCTGGATTTCGATTTTATCTGCAG CCGAGATGAACCTTCCGTCGTGGCTATGGTGTACCCGTTCACCGGATACCATAAGCAAAAGTTCTACTGGGGTCACAAGGAAGTGCTGATCCCGGTGTATTCCAAAATGTCGGAAGCCATTAACAAGCATAAGGAGGCGGACGTGTTGGTAAACTTTGCGTCCCTACGCTCCGCTTACGATAGTTCGATCGAAGTGTTGGACTATCCGCAGATCCGCACGATTGCTATCATTGCTGAAGGCATTCCGGAGAATTTGACGCGCAAGCTGAACATGGCCGCACGGGAACGCAACGTGTCGATCATCGGTCCGGCTACGGTCGGTGGTGTTAAGCCGGGTTGCTTCAAGATCGGCAATACGGGCGGTATGCTCGACAACATTATACATTCCAAGCTGTATCGTGCTGGTAGCGTTGCGTACGTGTCCCGCTCGGGCGGTATGTCTAACGAGCTGAACAACATCCTTTCGCTGACGACGGATGGCGTGTACGAGGGTGTAGCGATTGGTGGCGATCGTTATCCGGGCACAACCTTCATGGATCACATCATGCGCTATCAGGCCGATCCGGCCGCCAAGATGATCGTGCTGTTGGGTGAAGTTGGTGGCGTGGAGGAATACGAAGTGTGTGAAGCGCTTAAGGATGGTCGCATCACCAAGCCGCTGATTGCCTGGTGTATTGGCACGTGTGCCGGAATGTTCACGTCCGAGGTGCAGTTCGGGCACGCGGGATCCTGTGCGAATACGGATCGTGAAACTGCGTCGGCCAAAAACAAGTCTTTGGCGGAAGCGGGTGCCCATGTGCCGAAATCTTTCGATGCGTTCGGAGATCTCATCGCATCGGTGTACGAGAACATGGTGAAGGAAGGACACATTGTGCCTGCCGAAGAAGTTCCACCGCCGACcgtaccgatggattattcgTGGGCCCGTGAGCTTGGACTGATCCGGAAGCCGGCTTCGTTCATGACGTCGATTTGTGACGAGAGAGGCCAGGAGCTGCTGTACGCCGGTATGCCGATCAGTGATGTGCTGCAGAAGAACGTTGGCATCGGTGGTGTGGTGTCGCTGCTTTGGTTCCAGCGCTGTCTGCCACCGTACGTGTGTAAGTTCTTCGAAATGTGTCTGATGGTTACGGCTGACCATGGACCGGCCGTGTCCGGCGCGCACAACACGATCGTTTGTGCACGTGCGGGAAAAGATTTGGTATCGTCGGTGGTGAGCGGTCTGCTTACGATCGGTGATCGTTTCGGTGGTGCACTGGACGGTGCCGCCAAACAGTTTTCCGAGGCGTACGATTCCAACCTTCATCCGATGGAGTTTGTAAACTCTATGCGCAAGAag GGTCAACTGATCATGGGTATCGGTCATCGAGTAAAATCGATCAACAATCCGGACGTGCGTGTGAAGATCATCAAGGAGTTTGTAATGCAAAACTTCCCAGCTTACCCGCTGCTAGAATACGCGTTGGAAGTGGAAAAGATTACCACCAGCAAGAAACCGAATCTAATTTTGAACGTTGATGGAGTGATTGCCACGTCTTTTGTCGATTTGCTGCGAAACTGTGGTTCTTTCACAAG CGAGGAAGCTCAGGAATACATTAACATCGGTGCGATCAATTCGCTGTTTGTGTTGGGACGCAGCATCGGATTCATCGGACATTACATGGATCAGAAGCGCTTGAAGCAGGGCCTGTATCGTCATCCGTGGGACGATATCTCGTACGTTCTTCCCGAGCAGTACAActaa
- the LOC126563955 gene encoding ATP-citrate synthase isoform X3 — protein sequence MSAKAIREATGKDIINRHLQGDHGAAKCRFATVTETTQWQQLVLDNPWLETSPLVVKPDQLIKRRGKLGLIAVNKNLAQVKTWVNERMGKDQKVGNATGKLRNFIIEPFVPHKDIEEAYVCIYSHRTADTILFYHQGGVDIGDVDSKALKLDVPVGKDVTVAEIEKVLLTEIPSAKKQRVASFVYNLYRLYVDLYFTYLEINPLVITNDSIYILDLAAKVDATADFICRPKWGEIDYPPPFGRDAFPEEAYIADLDAKSGASLKLTILNRNGRIWTMVAGGGASVIYSDTICDLGGASELANYGEYSGAPSEQQTYEYAKTILSLMTSSPKHPDGKVLITGGGIANFTNVAATFSGIITALRDYQQKLIEHNVSIFVRRAGPNYQEGLRKMREIGSSLGIPLYVFGPETHMTAICGMALGKKPIAKSNNVHFATANFLLPGGQQGAESSKKSSTGSQENGETGSVRMSQTEIGSDAYRQMFTNRTKALVWGMQTRAVQSMLDFDFICSRDEPSVVAMVYPFTGYHKQKFYWGHKEVLIPVYSKMSEAINKHKEADVLVNFASLRSAYDSSIEVLDYPQIRTIAIIAEGIPENLTRKLNMAARERNVSIIGPATVGGVKPGCFKIGNTGGMLDNIIHSKLYRAGSVAYVSRSGGMSNELNNILSLTTDGVYEGVAIGGDRYPGTTFMDHIMRYQADPAAKMIVLLGEVGGVEEYEVCEALKDGRITKPLIAWCIGTCAGMFTSEVQFGHAGSCANTDRETASAKNKSLAEAGAHVPKSFDAFGDLIASVYENMVKEGHIVPAEEVPPPTVPMDYSWARELGLIRKPASFMTSICDERGQELLYAGMPISDVLQKNVGIGGVVSLLWFQRCLPPYVCKFFEMCLMVTADHGPAVSGAHNTIVCARAGKDLVSSVVSGLLTIGDRFGGALDGAAKQFSEAYDSNLHPMEFVNSMRKKGQLIMGIGHRVKSINNPDVRVKIIKEFVMQNFPAYPLLEYALEVEKITTSKKPNLILNVDGVIATSFVDLLRNCGSFTSEEAQEYINIGAINSLFVLGRSIGFIGHYMDQKRLKQGLYRHPWDDISYVLPEQYN from the exons ATGTCCGCCAAAGCAATACGCGAAGCCACCGGCAAAGACATTATCAACCGTCATCTACAGGGCGATCATGGAGCGGCCAAGTGTCGCTTTGCAACCGTGACCGAAACTACACAGTGGCAGCAGCTGGTGCTGGACAACCCGTGGTTGGAGACATCG CCTCTTGTGGTGAAACCGGATCAGCTGATCAAGAGACGCGGCAAACTTGGACTGATTGCTGTTAACAAAAATCTAGCCCAAGTAAAGACATGGGTCAACGAACGGATGGGCAAAGATCAGAAGGTTGGAAATGCTACGGGAAAGCTGCGCAATTTTATCATCGAACCGTTTGTTCCGCACAAAGAT ATTGAGGAAGCGTACGTATGCATCTACTCGCACCGGACGGCCGACACAATACTGTTCTACCACCAGGGCGGAGTTGACATTGGCGATGTGGACTCGAAAGCATTGAAGCTGGATGTACCTGTCGGCAAGGATGTCACTGTGgcagaaattgaaaaagttttgctGACTGAAATTCCTTCCGCCAAGAAGCA ACGAGTGGCCAGCTTTGTGTACAATCTCTACCGATTGTATGTGGATCTATACTTTACGTACTTGGAAATCAATCCACTGGTCATCACGAACGATTCCATCTACATTCTCGACTTGGCTGCCAAGGTCGATGCGACTGCGGATTTCATCTGTCGGCCGAAATGGGGTGAAATTGATTATCCGCCACCGTTCGGACGGGACGCCTTCCCGGAGGAAGCGTATATTGCCGATTTGGATGCAAAGAGTGGCGCTTCACTGAAGCTGACGATTCTGAACCGGAACGGTCGCATCTGGACGATggttgccggtggtggtgctaGTGTGATCTATTCCGATACGATCTGCGATCTGGGCGGTGCTAGCGAGCTAGCCAACTATGGTGAATACAGTGGTGCACCGTCCGAACAGCAGACGTACGAGTATGCTAAAACCATTCTCAGTCTGATGACCAGCAGCCCGAAACATCCGGATGGTAAGGTGTTGATCACTGGCGGAGGCATTGCTAACTTTACCAATGTGGCAGCAACGTTTAGCGGCATTATTACCGCACTGCGCGACTATCAGCAGAAGCTGATCGAACACAATGTGTCGATCTTTGTGCGCCGTGCAGGTCCGAACTACCAGGAAGGTTTGCGCAAGATGCGTGAGATTGGCAGCAGCTTGG GCATTCCGCTATATGTGTTCGGGCCGGAAACACACATGACGGCTATTTGCGGTATGGCACTGGGAAAGAAACCGATCGCGAAGAGTAACAATGTTCACTTTGCCACGGCTAACTTTCTTCTGCCGGGTGGCCAACAGGGAGCCGAATCGTCTAAGAAATCGTCTACCGGCAGTCAGGAAAATG GCGAAACTGGTTCGGTCCGAATGTCCCAAACTGAGATCGGCTCGGATGCGTACCGACAAATGTTTACCAACCGCACCAAGGCGCTCGTTTGGGGCATGCAAACCCGAGCTGTCCAGTCGATGCTGGATTTCGATTTTATCTGCAG CCGAGATGAACCTTCCGTCGTGGCTATGGTGTACCCGTTCACCGGATACCATAAGCAAAAGTTCTACTGGGGTCACAAGGAAGTGCTGATCCCGGTGTATTCCAAAATGTCGGAAGCCATTAACAAGCATAAGGAGGCGGACGTGTTGGTAAACTTTGCGTCCCTACGCTCCGCTTACGATAGTTCGATCGAAGTGTTGGACTATCCGCAGATCCGCACGATTGCTATCATTGCTGAAGGCATTCCGGAGAATTTGACGCGCAAGCTGAACATGGCCGCACGGGAACGCAACGTGTCGATCATCGGTCCGGCTACGGTCGGTGGTGTTAAGCCGGGTTGCTTCAAGATCGGCAATACGGGCGGTATGCTCGACAACATTATACATTCCAAGCTGTATCGTGCTGGTAGCGTTGCGTACGTGTCCCGCTCGGGCGGTATGTCTAACGAGCTGAACAACATCCTTTCGCTGACGACGGATGGCGTGTACGAGGGTGTAGCGATTGGTGGCGATCGTTATCCGGGCACAACCTTCATGGATCACATCATGCGCTATCAGGCCGATCCGGCCGCCAAGATGATCGTGCTGTTGGGTGAAGTTGGTGGCGTGGAGGAATACGAAGTGTGTGAAGCGCTTAAGGATGGTCGCATCACCAAGCCGCTGATTGCCTGGTGTATTGGCACGTGTGCCGGAATGTTCACGTCCGAGGTGCAGTTCGGGCACGCGGGATCCTGTGCGAATACGGATCGTGAAACTGCGTCGGCCAAAAACAAGTCTTTGGCGGAAGCGGGTGCCCATGTGCCGAAATCTTTCGATGCGTTCGGAGATCTCATCGCATCGGTGTACGAGAACATGGTGAAGGAAGGACACATTGTGCCTGCCGAAGAAGTTCCACCGCCGACcgtaccgatggattattcgTGGGCCCGTGAGCTTGGACTGATCCGGAAGCCGGCTTCGTTCATGACGTCGATTTGTGACGAGAGAGGCCAGGAGCTGCTGTACGCCGGTATGCCGATCAGTGATGTGCTGCAGAAGAACGTTGGCATCGGTGGTGTGGTGTCGCTGCTTTGGTTCCAGCGCTGTCTGCCACCGTACGTGTGTAAGTTCTTCGAAATGTGTCTGATGGTTACGGCTGACCATGGACCGGCCGTGTCCGGCGCGCACAACACGATCGTTTGTGCACGTGCGGGAAAAGATTTGGTATCGTCGGTGGTGAGCGGTCTGCTTACGATCGGTGATCGTTTCGGTGGTGCACTGGACGGTGCCGCCAAACAGTTTTCCGAGGCGTACGATTCCAACCTTCATCCGATGGAGTTTGTAAACTCTATGCGCAAGAag GGTCAACTGATCATGGGTATCGGTCATCGAGTAAAATCGATCAACAATCCGGACGTGCGTGTGAAGATCATCAAGGAGTTTGTAATGCAAAACTTCCCAGCTTACCCGCTGCTAGAATACGCGTTGGAAGTGGAAAAGATTACCACCAGCAAGAAACCGAATCTAATTTTGAACGTTGATGGAGTGATTGCCACGTCTTTTGTCGATTTGCTGCGAAACTGTGGTTCTTTCACAAG CGAGGAAGCTCAGGAATACATTAACATCGGTGCGATCAATTCGCTGTTTGTGTTGGGACGCAGCATCGGATTCATCGGACATTACATGGATCAGAAGCGCTTGAAGCAGGGCCTGTATCGTCATCCGTGGGACGATATCTCGTACGTTCTTCCCGAGCAGTACAActaa